CATACACAAATTTTTATTTTATTTATTAAAAAACCAGTTTTTAGGATTATTTTTAACGTAGTATCGGTAGGCGAGTAATTCTTTTTTGTTTCTGATTATGTGTTCGTAATAATTTCGTAGCCAGACTTTTTCTGTTTTTAACAAAGATTTTCCCATAATTTCTTTAGCAGTGTTCATTTTGAAATATCCAATAACTTGAGGAAGTAATTGGCGATGGTTGTGGGTGGGCGAATCGTAATTTGCCCTTACACAAATCGTCTTTCCGAAAAAATTACCTTTTATAAGAATAATTAAATGCATGTGATTTGGCATTAGTTGATAACAATCGATGTATATTTCGGGATAACGTGTTGGAAGATAATTAATCCATTTATCAATAATTGTTCCTACGGTGTTGGATATAAATATATTATCCTTGATGTCGCCAAAAATAAATTCATGTTTAAAAGTATCAATGGTAACAAAATAGTAGCCAGGTCGAGAGTAATTTCGGTGGTATAGACGGATTGTGTGTCGTTTATTTTCCATTAGTGTATGGGCGAATCATGATTCGCCCATAAAAATGGGTGACTATGTTTATTTTCCGGTCAATTTTTTGAAGCCTTCGAGAATTTCGATGGGGAGGGCGAAAACAATAGTGTTTGAGGGGTTGGCCATGGTGGCTTCGACGGTTTGGAGAGTACGAAGAGAGATGGCGCCTGATTCGGATAAACCTTTCATGGCCTTGTTTAGGTTTTCCGAGGCGGTTAGTTCACCATTGGCTCTGATGATGGTGGCGCGGCGTTCACGTTCGGCTTCGGCCTGTTTGGCCATAACCCGTTTCATATCGGCCGGGACTTCAATGTCCTGAATTTTTATAGCGGTAACGTCAACTCCCCAGTCAGTGGTTTCCTGATCAACTATAGTTTTTATTTCATCGCTTAATTTTTGACGTTCGGTTAAAAGAGCATCAAGCTCAACCCCGCCGATAACATCGCGGAGGGCAGTTTGGGCGTATTGGGTAATAGCGTAGGAAAAATCTTTGATTTTTAAAATAGCGTCTTCGGGTTTTATAACCTGAAAGTAAACAACGGCATTGATGCCGACGGGGACATTATCTTTGGTAATTACTTCCTGTTGGGGGATGTCGGCGGTGGTAATGCGGATGTCGACTTTTATAACCCGCTGAACAATGGGAAAGACTAATTTTAAACCCGGATTGAGGGTGTAGGAATAGGTGCCGAGAGTGAGGACAATGCCCCGCTCATATTGGTTTATTATGATGATTGATTTGGCCAGAAGATAAATGACGATGAGGATTGTAATTAATGTTGGTACCATAGTTATATTGTATGGCAGGTTGGCACGGGGGTCAATGGGGGTTTGGTCTTATTTCGTGGTTTTTGTGGTAGAATCAGGTATGGCTGATAAAAAAGAGGGGGGTTTGGTTCATCATGGGGTGGTGGATGTGGCTCAATTGGTAGTTGGAGCTGGTTTCGTTGTCATGTTTTGCAGAGGAGGGTTTGTTTTGGGGGCGGTTGGTGTGGCTGCCGATGTGTGGATGTGGAATAGACGGCATACCAAGGCGGAAATGCCGGCGACCAGGTAAAGGGTTTATTCGTTTTTCTTGAGCCATTTTTCTCTTTTGAGAAAAAGAAAGCCAAGCATTAAACCGGCGCCGATAACGGTTAAGAGAGATTCGATTTTATCAAGCCCGTGGGCCAGACCAATAAACGCTTCTCCCATCTCAAAGCCGATGAATCCCAGGATGGTGGCTCTGATGAGCAAGGCCACAAAAACCATGGGATAAAATTTGGAGGGAGGGATTTTGAAACCGCCGCAAAAGGCGGTAATTAACGAAACGGGGACAATCGGGATGGAGCAGGCGACAAGGATAAAGAGCTCGTCGGCGATTGTTTTTTGAAAATCGGCTTTGATTTTTTCGATTAACTTCCAGCTGACACCGATATATTTGCCAAATTTATCAATGAGGGGTTTGCCGCCATAGAAGGCAATAAAATAAACCAAACTGGTGCCAAGGGTAGCGCCAATAGTGTAGGGAAGAGTGACTTTGTTGAAGATTTGCCAGATGGCTTCAAAAATCGGTAGGTTTCTGTCGACGATTAAAGCGCCGCCGGCCATGGTGATAATGGGAGAAGGAATGGGGACGATGATTTGTTCGATAAAACCTCCGCCAAACATGGCCAGGAGGGCGTTGGTTTTGATGAGGTCAAGAATTGAGTTGAGGATGTGGGTCATGGGAAGATTGTAAACTGTAAACGGCAAACTGTAAACTGCAATTGAGACGGTATTCGGTTAAAATGGACAGATGACAGAATTTGATTTGAAATATCAACAGGCTTTGAGAGAAATAATGGAGAAGGGGATTGAAGAGATTAATGAGCGAACAGGGCACAAGACCAAGGCGTTGCCCGGGGTGACTTTTTCCATTACGGCAGGATTTCCGGTGTTGACCTTGAGACGAATTCCGGTAAGGATTTTTGTGGCAGAACAGATTTGGTTTTTGATGGGGAGCCGAAGACCGTCGGAGTTTTTAAATAATTTCACCAAAATTTGGGATGATTTTACTAATGTCGATGGAGCAGTAAGTACGGCTTATGGTTATCGGTGGCGGCATCATTTTGGCCGTGATCAGATTGCGGGCCTGGTGGAATTATTGGAAAAACAACCATCTTCGAGGCATGGAGTGGTGATAACTTGGGATCCGGCTGACGACGGGCTGATGTCGAGCTTGGGGGGGAGATATAAGAAAAATGTGCCTTGCCCATTTTGCTTTGTGGTAAATATTATCGGTGGCAAATTGAATATGCACAATATTGTTCGATCAAACGATATGATCTTGGGATGCCCACATGACGTGGGTGGATTTGCCCTGCTACAATGTATTTTGGCGGCCAGATTGGGAGTAGAAGTGGGAACTTACACTCATACTATTTCCAATGCCCATGTTTACGATATTCACTATGAAGTGGCCAAAGAGCTAATCGGCCGGAAAAATGATCATGAGGAGATAAAGTTGACTCCCAAAAAAGAGTGGTTAAAGCGGGCTGAAGACGCCCAGGTGGCTTTGGCGGAAGAAATTGTGGAGCAAATAAAAAGCCAATATAAGCCGATGAGTCCAATTAATGGTTTGCAGATAGTTTTGTGAAAATAATTTTGGTGAATGCGGTGAGTGTGGATGGAAAAATTGCCCAATCTGGGACAGATGAGCTTAAATGGACCGGAAGCGAGGATAAAAAATGGTTTGCCGATGTAAGCAAAAAAGCGGGAGTAATAATAATGGGAAGAAAAGCCTATGAGGTATTGGGGAAACCATTGAAAGATAGGCTGATAAAGGTGATGACGCGGCAACCGACGAAGTACAAAGATGTGGCAGGGCGGGTTGAATTTTCAGACAAAAGCCCGGGGGAGACGATAAGAGAGTTAAGCGATCGGAACTATGAGGAGGTGATAATCGGAGGGGGGGCGAAGATAAATACCATATTTCTGAAAGAGAAATTGATTGATGAGATTTGGCTGTCGGTGATACCGGTGGTTTTGGGAAAAGGCTTGGAGATTTTTGATAATAAGATAAAAGAAAAAGTTGAGTTAGAGCTTTTGGAATCAGAAAAGCTGGGAATCAATGGGGTGGTGGTGAAATACAAATTAATTTATCGTCTGTAGATTTGATATGAGTCGTCCCGAAGGTAGACGTGAAGGATATTATGCTTGATAATATGAGCCCAACAATTTTGACAACACCACCAGTGGCCGTCAAGGTAGAGGTCGGAGCCGGTGGGGTCGTGATGGGTTTTTAGGGCGTTTTGGATGGCCATCACTTCGGCGTGCCCCTCTTGGTGGCAAATTTCCCGACAAAGATGGTAACCCTGCCCGGTGGGGTAATGTTGTTGGACTCGCGGACAAACTTTGACTGAAATGCCGGCGTTACTGCCACGGCCGATTATCTGCTCGTCTTTAACCACAATAGCACCGGTGGGCTGTTTAACACAGGATTTTGAGTTTTTTTGAGCAGTGGCAGCAAGCATAAAGGGGTGGTTGGCGGGAACATATTCGATAAGTCTACCGGGGGGTAAATAAGGGTAGCTAATAGCCATAATAATTATGTTATCATGGTTGGAATGTCTGTATTAACCAAAGAGGAAATCGAAGTTTTGATGAAAGAGGAAAAATTGTCATTGGTACCGGCGGCGGATAGTTTTCAGCTGCAGGGACATTCGATAGATTTACGACTGGGGTTGACTTTTATGGTACCAAAATTGTGGAGTCTGGGGTCGGAAGGACGAGTGGCATTAAATATGGATCGACTGGGGACAGAGAAGAAAAGTTCGTTTGAAGTGATTGTTTTGGAAGAGGGGCAATATTTTGAGATTTTGCCGGAAGAGTATGTAGTAGTGTCAACATTGGAGAAAATAAAAATGCCCAAGACTATTATGG
This sequence is a window from Candidatus Shapirobacteria bacterium. Protein-coding genes within it:
- a CDS encoding SPFH domain-containing protein encodes the protein MVPTLITILIVIYLLAKSIIIINQYERGIVLTLGTYSYTLNPGLKLVFPIVQRVIKVDIRITTADIPQQEVITKDNVPVGINAVVYFQVIKPEDAILKIKDFSYAITQYAQTALRDVIGGVELDALLTERQKLSDEIKTIVDQETTDWGVDVTAIKIQDIEVPADMKRVMAKQAEAERERRATIIRANGELTASENLNKAMKGLSESGAISLRTLQTVEATMANPSNTIVFALPIEILEGFKKLTGK
- a CDS encoding dihydrofolate reductase family protein: MKIILVNAVSVDGKIAQSGTDELKWTGSEDKKWFADVSKKAGVIIMGRKAYEVLGKPLKDRLIKVMTRQPTKYKDVAGRVEFSDKSPGETIRELSDRNYEEVIIGGGAKINTIFLKEKLIDEIWLSVIPVVLGKGLEIFDNKIKEKVELELLESEKLGINGVVVKYKLIYRL
- a CDS encoding deaminase — encoded protein: MAISYPYLPPGRLIEYVPANHPFMLAATAQKNSKSCVKQPTGAIVVKDEQIIGRGSNAGISVKVCPRVQQHYPTGQGYHLCREICHQEGHAEVMAIQNALKTHHDPTGSDLYLDGHWWCCQNCWAHIIKHNILHVYLRDDSYQIYRR
- a CDS encoding thymidylate synthase, with translation MTEFDLKYQQALREIMEKGIEEINERTGHKTKALPGVTFSITAGFPVLTLRRIPVRIFVAEQIWFLMGSRRPSEFLNNFTKIWDDFTNVDGAVSTAYGYRWRHHFGRDQIAGLVELLEKQPSSRHGVVITWDPADDGLMSSLGGRYKKNVPCPFCFVVNIIGGKLNMHNIVRSNDMILGCPHDVGGFALLQCILAARLGVEVGTYTHTISNAHVYDIHYEVAKELIGRKNDHEEIKLTPKKEWLKRAEDAQVALAEEIVEQIKSQYKPMSPINGLQIVL
- a CDS encoding VTT domain-containing protein, coding for MTHILNSILDLIKTNALLAMFGGGFIEQIIVPIPSPIITMAGGALIVDRNLPIFEAIWQIFNKVTLPYTIGATLGTSLVYFIAFYGGKPLIDKFGKYIGVSWKLIEKIKADFQKTIADELFILVACSIPIVPVSLITAFCGGFKIPPSKFYPMVFVALLIRATILGFIGFEMGEAFIGLAHGLDKIESLLTVIGAGLMLGFLFLKREKWLKKNE
- a CDS encoding transposase, coding for MENKRHTIRLYHRNYSRPGYYFVTIDTFKHEFIFGDIKDNIFISNTVGTIIDKWINYLPTRYPEIYIDCYQLMPNHMHLIILIKGNFFGKTICVRANYDSPTHNHRQLLPQVIGYFKMNTAKEIMGKSLLKTEKVWLRNYYEHIIRNKKELLAYRYYVKNNPKNWFFNK